The following coding sequences are from one Ochotona princeps isolate mOchPri1 chromosome 8, mOchPri1.hap1, whole genome shotgun sequence window:
- the CYRIA gene encoding CYFIP-related Rac1 interactor A: MGNLLKVLTREIENYPHFFLDFENAQPTEGEREIWNQISAVLQDSESILADLQAYKGAGPEIRDAIQNPNDIQLQEKAWNAVCPLVVRLKRFYEFSIRLEKALQSLLESLTCPPYTPTQHLEREQALAKEFAEILHFTLRFDELKMRNPAIQNDFSYYRRTISRNRINNMHLDIENEVNNEMANRMSLFYAEATPMLKTLSNATMHFVSENKTLPIENTTDCLSTMTSVCKVMLETPEYRSRFTSEETLMFCMRVMVGVIILYDHVHPVGAFCKTSKIDMKGCIKVLKEQAPDSVEGLLNALRFTTKHLNDESTSKQIRAMLQ; this comes from the exons ATGGGAAACCTGCTCAAAGTCCTTACCAGGGAAATTGAAAACTATCCACACTTTTTCCTGGATTTTGAAA ATGCCCAGCCcacggagggagagagagaaatatggaaCCAGATCAGCGCTGTCCTCCAGGATTCCGAGAGCATCCTCGCAGACCTGCAGGCCTACAAAGGGGCAGGGCCCGAGATCCGAGAT GCAATTCAAAATCCCAATGACATTCAGCTTCAGGAGAAAGCTTGGAATGCAGTGTGTCCTCTGGTTGTGAGGCTAAAGAGATTCTATGAGTTTTCCATAAGGCTAG AAAAAGCTCTTCAGAGTTTACTGGAATCTCTGACTTGCCCACCCTACACACCAACCCAGCACCTGGAACGGGAGCAGGCCCTGGCGAAGGAGTTTGCAGAAATCCTGCATTTCACCCTTCGATTTGATGAGCTCAAG ATGAGGAACCCGGCCATTCAGAATGACTTCAGCTACTACCGAAGAACCATCAGTCGCAACCGTATCAACAACATGCAC CTAGACATTGAGAATGAGGTCAACAACGAGATGGCCAACCGAATGTCCCTCTTCTACGCAGAAGCCACACCAATGCTGAAAACCCTTAGCAATGCCACAATGCACTTTGTCTCTGAA AACAAGACCTTGCCAATAGAGAATACCACAGACTGCCTCAGTACGATGACAAGCGTGTGCAAAGTCATGCTGGAAACACC GGAGTACCGGAGTAGGTTTACAAGTGAAGAAACGCTGATGTTCTGCATGAGGGTGATGGTGGGGGTCATCATCCTCTACGACCATGTGCACCCTGTGGGAGCCTTCTGCAAGACGTCTAAGATTGAT ATGAAAGGCTGCATCAAGGTTTTGAAGGAGCAGGCCCCAGACAGCGTGGAGGGGCTCCTGAATGCCCTCAG GTTCACTACAAAGCACTTGAATGATGAGTCAACATCCAAGCAGATTCGAGCCATGCTTCAGTAG